The following proteins come from a genomic window of Athalia rosae chromosome 1, iyAthRosa1.1, whole genome shotgun sequence:
- the LOC105685053 gene encoding regulator of G-protein signaling loco isoform X3: protein MNMHHNRRKKKRVNYGVRVVELLRGSKGFGFTISGQQPCILSCIVQGSPAENAGLRAGDYLVAVNGHSVSKIPHDDVVRLIGNSKGILRLQIAENYYSDSSDEEGLATVRSKPKYSHKPRTNAVTPAPLQCRIAKVVRDLHSGAMFDAANRNSQNKIQCSHSSLHHRWNMASPLPPPPPPLSLKRDTEKIVHRTVVGYLGTIDIPNQLPPSSMMQVLRKCIKRLKAEKRNPTTVLLTIHVANIKLTNSDNKVIAEYPSFRIIFCNSFSELDKQYFGILTKSVKDNDDIVSNSCHVFTIYYKLIDHAVHSSTCNIFGFTCTKTSELNVCQEFPDSCNGLIGAIQTLYISDTDSESNPYNEEARHHHAASPQPSNVSTSTAHSSNSDSGIGFKDDYGNQSDRNMMADFQERRQYLPNIHVREANTAHSKNGLLSRPRPNESSGSKLTVRAVPDVEWMDDARSNQSRDAAFSFEVNGKHGVSNSGKISNNGEGFGVSMASGMCGDESVDRRGNNTCLGPSAPTLTSMGLPSLMATSEGTQKQESTRAKDILGSQENLDFAINNDRKTPFKCTNDSFSKLSLKVYGVSKSLVHSFEDLKPTMECSSLLHQCSKNEKPRWGSLQEIRNVGNCTSNNCLHRSIESFEKSSNCNGVNSWSSSFEKLLEDPAGLQTFAEFLKKEFSHENIYFWAACERYKDTEDVNSRKRMASQIYRRHLSSSAAEPVNVDSHAAGQITQDLLNEAPAALFLQAQKQVFNLMKFDSYPRFLRSDLYRTCMEAGSSVIRTQDCDLSLIGSPQIKLKKSHSDAEDRSRKSILPWHRKNRSKSKDRGESEYNKTPCRNETIYKSFTTMKKDVDGNSNDDNKSISSSRSSLASWDLALRQSFNKNSISSCEGHSNDKKESHSKCTGLCRVILPDGSTTVVPTSHSESIKDVVTRLLDKRALRYSNYDVLILATEETVNLDYASSILASEEVQVVLTKVLKVDLPSRRIVSIRAHRGRTLREVLRPLLNKYGFNLEVITMWGDGHPVDMDIPAINAPARLTLTLGNEEFHRDVLPLKYPDDIPHSQPRLEEITNKVFKELLVSKSTNKYPYDEGSCKSDDQRSEGSSILSNKFFLRDSTIHGKKKGKSKSSNTSEKNHQIENAADICSRPQPPLIAKLCNGVKLQLPGRYDGDGFSDLYEGLKRAQRSRLEDQRGTEINFELPEFLKNKENGKHLGKKIRRGRAAPGHIEGNTRFYDSGEDKQSASNITNFETCSTNGNDEMLKSSFHHNLVCEEVSESIDKCFDLTSPLEVTIVDVDQTLTESNIPSQLEHQECSSFKPQFVPLSPTKHSKPPPLPPKPKLLASAIKTGHILSKPSHKIVQTSTTTMIESCENKNIF from the exons ATGAATATGCACCATAacaggaggaagaaaaagcgcGTCAACTATGGTGTAAGAGTCGTAGAATTACTTCGTGGCAGCAAAGGTTTTGGCTTCACAATATCTGGTCAGCAACCCTGCATTCTGAGCTGCATCGTGCAAGGCAGCCCTGCGGAAAATGCCGGTCTCAGAGCTGGCGATTACCTTGTCGCCGTAAATGGTCATAGTGTTAGTAAAATTCCACACGATGATGTCGTTCGATTGATAGGAAATTCAAAGGGTATTCTGAGATTACAAATTGCTGAAAATTACTACTCAGATTCATCTGACGAGGAGGGACTGGCGACGGTAAGATCCAAGCCTAAATATTCCCACAAACCACGAACCAACGCCGTAACCCCAGCTCCGCTACAATGCAGAATAGCTAAAGTCGTTAGAGACTTGCATAGCGGAGCAATGTTCGATGCAGCTAATCGTAACTctcaaaataaaatacagTGCTCTCACTCGTCACTTCATCATCGATGGAATATGGCTAGTCCTCtgccaccaccacctccgccCTTATCCTTGAAAAGAGACACAGAAAAAATAGTTCATCGAACTGTTGTTGGCTATCTTGGTACCATCGACATTCCCAATCAGTTACCTCCATCATCTATGATGCAG GTCTTAAGGAAGTGCATCAAAAGACTAAAAGCAGAGAAGAGAAATCCAACCACAGTACTACTTACAATACACGTTGCAAACATAAAGTTAACAAATTCAGATAACAAAGTGATTGCTGAGTATCCATCCTTTCGAATAATATTCTGTAACTCATTCTCAGAACTGGATAAACAGTATTTCGGTATCCTAACAAAGTCGGTAAAAGATAATGATGACATAGTATCAAATTCCTGCCATGTTTTTACCATATACTACAAGCTTATAGATCATGCAGTACATTCGAGTACCTGTAACATATTTGGATTTACATGTACAAAAACATCTGAGTTAAACGTTTGTCAAGAATTTCCTGACAGTTGCAACGGTTTAATTGGTGCCATACAAACTCTTTACATATCAGACACAGACAGTGAATCAAATCCCTACAACGAGGAAGCAAGGCATCATCACGCTGCTTCACCTCAACCAAGCAATGTAAGCACGTCTACAGCACACTCCAGTAACAGCGATTCTGGTATAGGCTTCAAGGACGATTATGGCAATCAATCAGACAGGAATATGATGGCTGATTTTCAAGAACGGAGACAGTATCTGCCTAATATACATGTCAGGGAAGCTAATACTGCACATTCCAAGAATGGCTTACTTTCAAGACCTAGACCAAATGAATCTTCAGGCTCTAAATTAACTGTCAGAGCTGTACCTGACGTGGAATGGATGGATGATGCTAGATCAAATCAATCCAGAGATGCTGCGTTTTCATTTGAGGTTAATGGAAAACATGGAGTCTCGAATTCTGGCAAAATCTCCAATAATGGAGAAGGGTTTGGTGTGTCAATGGCATCTGGTATGTGTGGGGATGAAAGTGTGGATAGGAGGGGGAACAACACCTGTCTGGGACCATCTGCTCCTACTTTAACCAGTATGGGGTTGCCTAGTCTGATGGCTACCTCAGAGGGAACTCAGAAGCAGGAAAGTACTCGAGCAAAGGATATTTTAGGATCACAAGAAAATCTTGATTTCGCAATAAACAACGATAGAAAAACACCGTTCAAATGCACGAATGATTCGTTTAGCAAGTTAAGCTTGAAAGTGTACGGTGTTTCAAAATCATTGGTGCATAGCTTTGAGGACTTAAAACCGACCATGGAGTGTTCTTCTCTACTTCATCAATGttctaaaaacgaaaaaccgcGATGGGGAAGCTTACAAGAAATACGAAACGTCGGGAATTGTACTTCGAATAATTGTTTG CACAGGAGTATTGAatcctttgaaaaatccagTAACTGTAACGGCGTAAATTCATGGTCTTCAAGCTTCGAAAAACTTCTCGAAGATCCAGCAGGACTACAAACTTTTGCT gaatttttgaagaaagagTTCAGTCAcgagaatatatatttttgggCAGCTTGTGAGCGATATAAAGACACGGAAGACGTCAATAGCCGAAAAAGAATGGCATCGCAAATATATCGGCGTCATTTATCGAGTTCTGCTGCAGAGCCAGTTAACGTAGACAGTCATGCTGCTGGACAAATTACACAAGACTTGCTCAATGAGGCTCCGGCAGCGTTATTTTTACAG GCACAGAAGCAAGTCTTTAACTTGATGAAGTTCGATAGCTATCCACGATTTTTGAGATCTGATCTATATCGCACGTGCATGGAAGCTGGAAGTAGTGTCATTCGTACCCAAGATTGCGATCTGAGTTTGATAGGTTCACCgcagataaaattgaaaaagagtcACTCCGACGCTGAGGATCGCAGCCGGAAGTCTATTCTGCCATGGCACAGAAAAAACAG GTCCAAATCTAAAGATCGCGGGGAATctgaatataataaaacacCTTGCAGAAATGAAACCATTTACAAAAGTTTCACAACCATGAAAAAGGACGTGGACGGCAACAGTAACGATGACAACAAATCTATATCCAGCAGCCGATCTTCCCTGGCATCATGGGACCTTGCATTAAGACAATCtttcaataaaaat tcCATCTCATCTTGCGAAGGACATTCCAATGATAAGAAAGAATCTCATTCTAAATGTACGGGATTATGCCGGGTAATATTACCTGACGGGTCTACAACTGTAGTGCCAACTAGCCACTCGGAAAGTATTAAAGATGTGGTTACCCGACTTCTCGATAAAAGAGCTCTGCGTTATTCTAACTACGATGTTCTCATACTTGCCACCGAGGAG ACTGTCAATCTGGACTACGCATCTTCTATACTCGCAAGTGAGGAAGTCCAAGTTGTTCTGACAAAAGTATTAAAAGTGGATTTGCCATCCCGTAGAATAGTTAGCATTAGAGCACACAGAGGTAGAACCTTAAGAGAAGTATTAAGACCATTACTGAATAAATATGGATTCAACTTGGAGGTAATCACTATGTGGGGCGATGGCCATCCAGTCGATATGGATATTCCTGCAATAAATGCTCCAGCTCGACTTACATTAACATTAGGCAATGAAG aATTTCACCGAGATGTATTACCTCTAAAATATCCGGACGATATACCACATTCTCAACCAAGGCTGGAGGAAATAACTAACAAAGTCTTCAAAGAACTATTAGTTAGCAAAAGTACAAACAAATACCCATACGACGAAGGCTCATGCAAG tCGGATGACCAACGGTCCGAAGGTTCCTCCATTTTATctaacaaatttttcttacgGGACTCTACGAttcatgggaaaaaaaaa GGTAAATCAAAGAGCAGTAAtacaagtgaaaaaaatcatcaaatagAAAATGCCGCTGATATATGCTCTCGACCGCAGCCTCCTTTAATCGCTAAATTGTGTAATGGTGTCAAGCTACAACTTCCCGGCAGATACGATGGAGATG GGTTTTCAGATTTGTACGAAGGGTTGAAGAGAGCTCAAAGATCGCGTCTGGAGGACCAGAGAGGAACTGAAATCAATTTTGAACTACCTGAATTCTTAAAG aataaagaaaatggtAAACATCTCGGCAAAAAGATTCGGAGAGGACGTGCAGCGCCTGGACACATAGAGGGGAACACCAGATTCTATGATTCAGGAGAGGATAAACAGAGCGCTTCCAATATTACTAATTTCGAAACCTGTAGCACAAATGGAAACGATGAAATGCTCAAGTCAAGTTTTCATCACAATTTGGTTTGCGAAGAAGTCAGCGAGTCGATTGACAAATGTTTTGACTTAACAAGTCCTCTCGAAGTTACTATTGTAGACGTCGATCAAACTCTGACTGAAAGTAATATACCATCTCAACTCGAGCATCAAGAGTGCAGTAGCTTTAAGCCACAATTCGTACCCCTGAGTCCTACAAAACATTCAAAACCCCCGCCGCTCCCTCCAAAGCCTAAGCTTCTTGCTAGTGCTATAAAAACCGGTCATATATTATCTAAGCCATCGCATAAAATTGTTCAAACAAGTACTACAACTATGATCGAAtcctgtgaaaataaaaatattttttga
- the LOC105685053 gene encoding regulator of G-protein signaling loco isoform X6: MNMHHNRRKKKRVNYGVRVVELLRGSKGFGFTISGQQPCILSCIVQGSPAENAGLRAGDYLVAVNGHSVSKIPHDDVVRLIGNSKGILRLQIAENYYSDSSDEEGLATVRSKPKYSHKPRTNAVTPAPLQCRIAKVVRDLHSGAMFDAANRNSQNKIQCSHSSLHHRWNMASPLPPPPPPLSLKRDTEKIVHRTVVGYLGTIDIPNQLPPSSMMQVLRKCIKRLKAEKRNPTTVLLTIHVANIKLTNSDNKVIAEYPSFRIIFCNSFSELDKQYFGILTKSVKDNDDIVSNSCHVFTIYYKLIDHAVHSSTCNIFGFTCTKTSELNVCQEFPDSCNGLIGAIQTLYISDTDSESNPYNEEARHHHAASPQPSNVSTSTAHSSNSDSGIGFKDDYGNQSDRNMMADFQERRQYLPNIHVREANTAHSKNGLLSRPRPNESSGSKLTVRAVPDVEWMDDARSNQSRDAAFSFEVNGKHGVSNSGKISNNGEGFGVSMASGMCGDESVDRRGNNTCLGPSAPTLTSMGLPSLMATSEGTQKQESTRAKDILGSQENLDFAINNDRKTPFKCTNDSFSKLSLKVYGVSKSLVHSFEDLKPTMECSSLLHQCSKNEKPRWGSLQEIRNVGNCTSNNCLHRSIESFEKSSNCNGVNSWSSSFEKLLEDPAGLQTFAEFLKKEFSHENIYFWAACERYKDTEDVNSRKRMASQIYRRHLSSSAAEPVNVDSHAAGQITQDLLNEAPAALFLQAQKQVFNLMKFDSYPRFLRSDLYRTCMEAGSSVIRTQDCDLSLIGSPQIKLKKSHSDAEDRSRKSILPWHRKNRSKSKDRGESEYNKTPCRNETIYKSFTTMKKDVDGNSNDDNKSISSSRSSLASWDLALRQSFNKNTVNLDYASSILASEEVQVVLTKVLKVDLPSRRIVSIRAHRGRTLREVLRPLLNKYGFNLEVITMWGDGHPVDMDIPAINAPARLTLTLGNEEFHRDVLPLKYPDDIPHSQPRLEEITNKVFKELLVSKSTNKYPYDEGSCKSDDQRSEGSSILSNKFFLRDSTIHGKKKLILFKGKSKSSNTSEKNHQIENAADICSRPQPPLIAKLCNGVKLQLPGRYDGDGFSDLYEGLKRAQRSRLEDQRGTEINFELPEFLKNKENGKHLGKKIRRGRAAPGHIEGNTRFYDSGEDKQSASNITNFETCSTNGNDEMLKSSFHHNLVCEEVSESIDKCFDLTSPLEVTIVDVDQTLTESNIPSQLEHQECSSFKPQFVPLSPTKHSKPPPLPPKPKLLASAIKTGHILSKPSHKIVQTSTTTMIESCENKNIF, encoded by the exons ATGAATATGCACCATAacaggaggaagaaaaagcgcGTCAACTATGGTGTAAGAGTCGTAGAATTACTTCGTGGCAGCAAAGGTTTTGGCTTCACAATATCTGGTCAGCAACCCTGCATTCTGAGCTGCATCGTGCAAGGCAGCCCTGCGGAAAATGCCGGTCTCAGAGCTGGCGATTACCTTGTCGCCGTAAATGGTCATAGTGTTAGTAAAATTCCACACGATGATGTCGTTCGATTGATAGGAAATTCAAAGGGTATTCTGAGATTACAAATTGCTGAAAATTACTACTCAGATTCATCTGACGAGGAGGGACTGGCGACGGTAAGATCCAAGCCTAAATATTCCCACAAACCACGAACCAACGCCGTAACCCCAGCTCCGCTACAATGCAGAATAGCTAAAGTCGTTAGAGACTTGCATAGCGGAGCAATGTTCGATGCAGCTAATCGTAACTctcaaaataaaatacagTGCTCTCACTCGTCACTTCATCATCGATGGAATATGGCTAGTCCTCtgccaccaccacctccgccCTTATCCTTGAAAAGAGACACAGAAAAAATAGTTCATCGAACTGTTGTTGGCTATCTTGGTACCATCGACATTCCCAATCAGTTACCTCCATCATCTATGATGCAG GTCTTAAGGAAGTGCATCAAAAGACTAAAAGCAGAGAAGAGAAATCCAACCACAGTACTACTTACAATACACGTTGCAAACATAAAGTTAACAAATTCAGATAACAAAGTGATTGCTGAGTATCCATCCTTTCGAATAATATTCTGTAACTCATTCTCAGAACTGGATAAACAGTATTTCGGTATCCTAACAAAGTCGGTAAAAGATAATGATGACATAGTATCAAATTCCTGCCATGTTTTTACCATATACTACAAGCTTATAGATCATGCAGTACATTCGAGTACCTGTAACATATTTGGATTTACATGTACAAAAACATCTGAGTTAAACGTTTGTCAAGAATTTCCTGACAGTTGCAACGGTTTAATTGGTGCCATACAAACTCTTTACATATCAGACACAGACAGTGAATCAAATCCCTACAACGAGGAAGCAAGGCATCATCACGCTGCTTCACCTCAACCAAGCAATGTAAGCACGTCTACAGCACACTCCAGTAACAGCGATTCTGGTATAGGCTTCAAGGACGATTATGGCAATCAATCAGACAGGAATATGATGGCTGATTTTCAAGAACGGAGACAGTATCTGCCTAATATACATGTCAGGGAAGCTAATACTGCACATTCCAAGAATGGCTTACTTTCAAGACCTAGACCAAATGAATCTTCAGGCTCTAAATTAACTGTCAGAGCTGTACCTGACGTGGAATGGATGGATGATGCTAGATCAAATCAATCCAGAGATGCTGCGTTTTCATTTGAGGTTAATGGAAAACATGGAGTCTCGAATTCTGGCAAAATCTCCAATAATGGAGAAGGGTTTGGTGTGTCAATGGCATCTGGTATGTGTGGGGATGAAAGTGTGGATAGGAGGGGGAACAACACCTGTCTGGGACCATCTGCTCCTACTTTAACCAGTATGGGGTTGCCTAGTCTGATGGCTACCTCAGAGGGAACTCAGAAGCAGGAAAGTACTCGAGCAAAGGATATTTTAGGATCACAAGAAAATCTTGATTTCGCAATAAACAACGATAGAAAAACACCGTTCAAATGCACGAATGATTCGTTTAGCAAGTTAAGCTTGAAAGTGTACGGTGTTTCAAAATCATTGGTGCATAGCTTTGAGGACTTAAAACCGACCATGGAGTGTTCTTCTCTACTTCATCAATGttctaaaaacgaaaaaccgcGATGGGGAAGCTTACAAGAAATACGAAACGTCGGGAATTGTACTTCGAATAATTGTTTG CACAGGAGTATTGAatcctttgaaaaatccagTAACTGTAACGGCGTAAATTCATGGTCTTCAAGCTTCGAAAAACTTCTCGAAGATCCAGCAGGACTACAAACTTTTGCT gaatttttgaagaaagagTTCAGTCAcgagaatatatatttttgggCAGCTTGTGAGCGATATAAAGACACGGAAGACGTCAATAGCCGAAAAAGAATGGCATCGCAAATATATCGGCGTCATTTATCGAGTTCTGCTGCAGAGCCAGTTAACGTAGACAGTCATGCTGCTGGACAAATTACACAAGACTTGCTCAATGAGGCTCCGGCAGCGTTATTTTTACAG GCACAGAAGCAAGTCTTTAACTTGATGAAGTTCGATAGCTATCCACGATTTTTGAGATCTGATCTATATCGCACGTGCATGGAAGCTGGAAGTAGTGTCATTCGTACCCAAGATTGCGATCTGAGTTTGATAGGTTCACCgcagataaaattgaaaaagagtcACTCCGACGCTGAGGATCGCAGCCGGAAGTCTATTCTGCCATGGCACAGAAAAAACAG GTCCAAATCTAAAGATCGCGGGGAATctgaatataataaaacacCTTGCAGAAATGAAACCATTTACAAAAGTTTCACAACCATGAAAAAGGACGTGGACGGCAACAGTAACGATGACAACAAATCTATATCCAGCAGCCGATCTTCCCTGGCATCATGGGACCTTGCATTAAGACAATCtttcaataaaaat ACTGTCAATCTGGACTACGCATCTTCTATACTCGCAAGTGAGGAAGTCCAAGTTGTTCTGACAAAAGTATTAAAAGTGGATTTGCCATCCCGTAGAATAGTTAGCATTAGAGCACACAGAGGTAGAACCTTAAGAGAAGTATTAAGACCATTACTGAATAAATATGGATTCAACTTGGAGGTAATCACTATGTGGGGCGATGGCCATCCAGTCGATATGGATATTCCTGCAATAAATGCTCCAGCTCGACTTACATTAACATTAGGCAATGAAG aATTTCACCGAGATGTATTACCTCTAAAATATCCGGACGATATACCACATTCTCAACCAAGGCTGGAGGAAATAACTAACAAAGTCTTCAAAGAACTATTAGTTAGCAAAAGTACAAACAAATACCCATACGACGAAGGCTCATGCAAG tCGGATGACCAACGGTCCGAAGGTTCCTCCATTTTATctaacaaatttttcttacgGGACTCTACGAttcatgggaaaaaaaaa CTAATTTTATTCAAGGGTAAATCAAAGAGCAGTAAtacaagtgaaaaaaatcatcaaatagAAAATGCCGCTGATATATGCTCTCGACCGCAGCCTCCTTTAATCGCTAAATTGTGTAATGGTGTCAAGCTACAACTTCCCGGCAGATACGATGGAGATG GGTTTTCAGATTTGTACGAAGGGTTGAAGAGAGCTCAAAGATCGCGTCTGGAGGACCAGAGAGGAACTGAAATCAATTTTGAACTACCTGAATTCTTAAAG aataaagaaaatggtAAACATCTCGGCAAAAAGATTCGGAGAGGACGTGCAGCGCCTGGACACATAGAGGGGAACACCAGATTCTATGATTCAGGAGAGGATAAACAGAGCGCTTCCAATATTACTAATTTCGAAACCTGTAGCACAAATGGAAACGATGAAATGCTCAAGTCAAGTTTTCATCACAATTTGGTTTGCGAAGAAGTCAGCGAGTCGATTGACAAATGTTTTGACTTAACAAGTCCTCTCGAAGTTACTATTGTAGACGTCGATCAAACTCTGACTGAAAGTAATATACCATCTCAACTCGAGCATCAAGAGTGCAGTAGCTTTAAGCCACAATTCGTACCCCTGAGTCCTACAAAACATTCAAAACCCCCGCCGCTCCCTCCAAAGCCTAAGCTTCTTGCTAGTGCTATAAAAACCGGTCATATATTATCTAAGCCATCGCATAAAATTGTTCAAACAAGTACTACAACTATGATCGAAtcctgtgaaaataaaaatattttttga